One segment of bacterium DNA contains the following:
- a CDS encoding ATP-binding protein, translated as MHQIELELQNEELRRVQAELEASRANYFDLFDQAPVGYCTLSEPGQILGANQAVASLVGMEKEDLAGWPITRFILPEDQDIYYLMRRRLLTAGLPQSCVLRMLRADEIPFWVSLEESAVEDVDGALVSRLVISDISELRRGEEERACLEQRIAEARKLESVGRLAGGVAHYINNMMSAIIGYSGLALSILSSDDPVYKDVSESLTAAQKSADMVRQLLAFAQRQTVAPKVLDLNGTVAGMVKDLALAAGKDIQLEWRPAAELWPVKVDPVQFDQILRTLCDHARDTLGGRGRIALETGTLVLDKAQCAHLGGLEPGEYVRLCVSDDGPGLDAEALHQVFEPFFATKGAAPDSGLGLAMVYGAIRQNNGFIDVKSKAGEGTSFTIYLPRHLPEA; from the coding sequence GTGCACCAGATCGAGTTGGAGTTGCAGAACGAGGAGCTGAGGCGCGTGCAGGCGGAACTGGAGGCCTCCCGGGCGAACTACTTCGACCTCTTCGATCAGGCGCCGGTGGGCTACTGCACCCTCTCCGAGCCGGGGCAGATCCTGGGGGCCAACCAGGCGGTGGCCAGCCTCGTGGGCATGGAGAAGGAGGACCTGGCCGGCTGGCCGATCACCCGCTTCATCCTGCCGGAGGATCAGGACATCTACTACTTGATGCGCCGGCGCTTGCTCACGGCTGGTTTGCCTCAATCCTGCGTCCTGCGCATGCTGCGCGCGGACGAGATCCCCTTCTGGGTCTCCCTCGAGGAGTCGGCCGTGGAGGATGTCGACGGCGCCCTGGTCTCGCGCCTCGTGATCAGCGACATCAGCGAGCTGAGGCGCGGCGAGGAGGAGCGGGCGTGCCTGGAGCAGCGCATCGCCGAAGCCCGGAAACTGGAGTCGGTGGGCCGGCTGGCCGGCGGCGTGGCGCACTACATCAACAACATGATGAGCGCGATCATCGGCTACTCGGGCCTGGCGCTCTCCATCCTGTCGTCCGATGATCCGGTCTACAAGGATGTCAGCGAATCGCTGACGGCGGCGCAGAAGTCCGCGGACATGGTGCGCCAGCTGCTGGCCTTCGCCCAGCGGCAGACAGTGGCGCCCAAGGTGTTGGATCTCAACGGGACGGTGGCGGGGATGGTGAAGGATCTTGCCCTGGCGGCCGGCAAGGACATCCAACTCGAGTGGCGGCCGGCAGCGGAGCTGTGGCCGGTCAAGGTGGACCCCGTGCAGTTCGACCAGATCCTGCGCACCCTGTGCGACCATGCCCGGGACACCCTCGGTGGCAGGGGCAGGATTGCGCTCGAGACGGGAACCCTCGTTCTCGACAAGGCCCAGTGCGCCCATCTGGGCGGCCTGGAGCCCGGAGAGTATGTGCGCCTGTGTGTCAGCGACGACGGCCCCGGCCTGGACGCGGAGGCCCTGCACCAGGTCTTCGAGCCCTTCTTCGCGACCAAGGGCGCCGCCCCCGACAGCGGACTGGGCCTGGCCATGGTCTACGGCGCGATCCGGCAAAACAACGGCTTCATCGACGTGAAAAGCAAAGCGGGCGAAGGCACGAGTTTCACCATCTATCTGCCCCGGCATTTGCCAGAGGCCTGA
- a CDS encoding GlsB/YeaQ/YmgE family stress response membrane protein — translation MEFTTYLIFIVVGAAAGALFATTIKDGRFGMAGNVVVGIIGGFLGGFIFRVVALAVSGIIGSIITAAAGAIVLLFLVARIKKSDDQAPVKKDTAP, via the coding sequence ATGGAATTCACCACCTACCTCATTTTCATCGTCGTTGGTGCCGCGGCCGGAGCGCTGTTTGCCACGACCATCAAGGACGGGCGATTCGGAATGGCGGGCAACGTCGTTGTCGGCATCATCGGCGGTTTCCTGGGAGGGTTCATCTTTCGCGTGGTGGCCCTGGCGGTCAGCGGCATTATTGGCTCGATCATCACGGCCGCCGCCGGCGCCATCGTCCTGCTCTTCCTGGTGGCGCGCATCAAGAAGTCCGACGACCAGGCGCCCGTGAAGAAGGACACGGCGCCATGA
- the nhaA gene encoding Na+/H+ antiporter NhaA: MKRKVSTPATPVQRLLLPFQQFLRQEASGGLLLLACTVLALAWANSPFASSYTALWQTHVTVGLGGFILDKPLLLWINDGLMAVFFFVVGLEIKREVLGGELASLKQAALPLVAAVGGMVVPALCYVAFNLDGPGAAGWGIPMATDIAFALGVLALLGKRAPLSLKIFLTALAIVDDIGAVLVIALFYTAELSWLSLAVGTGFLAALIAVNRLGVRHPLVYLALGLGLWTAFLKSGVHATVAGVLLAMTIPSRAGLGGRQFSTAGRELMSEFDQGAGPGPGLSDRQQAAVQALEAASQQAESPLQRLEHTLHPWVAFAIMPVFALANAGVGLGREMATAVVHPISLGILAGLVLGKQLGILGFVWVAVKTRLVELPAGIGWRQIHGVGCLAGIGFTMSLFIAGLAFAEEQFLTVAKMGILAASLVSGVVGWLLLRGASSARGS, from the coding sequence ATGAAACGCAAGGTCTCCACCCCCGCCACGCCTGTCCAGCGCCTGCTGCTGCCCTTTCAGCAGTTCCTCCGGCAGGAGGCCTCCGGCGGATTGCTGCTGCTGGCCTGCACCGTGCTCGCCCTGGCCTGGGCCAACTCGCCCTTCGCCTCCTCCTACACCGCGCTCTGGCAGACGCACGTCACGGTGGGGCTGGGCGGCTTCATCCTGGACAAGCCGCTGCTGCTCTGGATCAACGACGGCCTGATGGCCGTCTTCTTCTTCGTCGTGGGGCTGGAGATCAAGCGCGAGGTGCTGGGCGGGGAGCTGGCCTCGCTCAAGCAGGCCGCCCTGCCCCTGGTGGCGGCGGTGGGCGGCATGGTGGTGCCCGCCCTCTGTTACGTCGCCTTCAACCTGGACGGGCCGGGCGCGGCGGGCTGGGGCATCCCCATGGCCACCGACATCGCCTTCGCCCTGGGCGTGCTGGCCCTGCTGGGGAAGCGGGCGCCCCTCTCCCTCAAGATCTTCCTCACGGCGCTGGCCATCGTGGACGACATCGGCGCCGTGCTGGTCATCGCCCTCTTCTACACGGCGGAGCTCTCCTGGCTCAGCCTGGCCGTGGGCACCGGCTTCCTGGCCGCCCTCATCGCCGTCAACCGCCTGGGCGTGCGTCATCCGCTGGTCTATCTGGCGCTGGGCCTGGGCCTGTGGACGGCCTTCCTCAAGTCCGGCGTCCACGCCACGGTGGCGGGCGTGCTGCTGGCCATGACCATTCCCTCGCGGGCCGGGCTGGGCGGCCGTCAATTCTCCACCGCGGGGCGCGAGCTTATGTCCGAGTTCGACCAGGGGGCCGGTCCTGGTCCAGGCCTGAGCGACCGCCAGCAGGCCGCCGTGCAGGCGCTGGAGGCGGCGTCGCAGCAGGCGGAGTCGCCCCTGCAGAGACTGGAGCACACCCTCCATCCCTGGGTGGCCTTCGCCATCATGCCCGTCTTCGCCCTGGCCAACGCCGGAGTGGGGCTGGGGCGGGAGATGGCCACCGCCGTGGTCCATCCCATCAGCCTGGGCATCCTGGCCGGCCTGGTCCTGGGAAAGCAACTGGGCATCCTGGGCTTTGTCTGGGTGGCGGTGAAAACCCGGCTGGTGGAGCTGCCCGCCGGCATCGGCTGGCGCCAGATCCATGGCGTGGGCTGTCTGGCCGGAATCGGCTTCACCATGTCACTCTTCATCGCGGGCCTGGCCTTCGCCGAGGAGCAGTTCCTGACGGTGGCCAAGATGGGCATCCTGGCCGCCTCGCTGGTGTCGGGCGTGGTGGGCTGGCTCCTTCTGCGCGGCGCCTCCTCCGCCCGGGGGTCGTGA
- a CDS encoding chemotaxis protein CheB, whose translation MGGEDGVGDGREADWDESPIFPVVGIGASAGGLAAFESFFSGMPVDREPGMAFVLVQHLAPDHKSILTDLIRRYTRMQVFEVVDGMVVQPNCAYIIPPNCDMAFLNGTLQLMEPSAPRGQRLTIDYFFRSLAQDQRERAICIVLSGTGSDGTEGVKAVKGEGGMAMAQSPATTEYDGMPRSAIATGLVDFELPPVEMPARLILYAAQTFGRRPAVGGHHTPISGNAVQKILQLLRQRRGHDFSQYKASTIHRRIERRMAVQQVETIDGYVHHLNQTPAELDALHRDLLIGVTSFFRDPEAFRALEEQALPGLLAGKPAGTTIRVWTPGCSTGEEAYSLAMLFAEHLTAGKHNLRVQIFATDIDSQAIATARNGLYPASIAADLSPERLGRFFSPGAEGGAYRINKHIRDMLIFSEQNVTRDPPFSRLDLISCRNLLIYMGAELQKKVVALFHYALNPEGVLFLGTSESVGDNAALFATLDRKAKLFRRLGDRRGAPRPAPGEAQAATATRGGMNPLEGHHKVEERRTSLRELTQKALLQQVAPAGALINEQGDILYLHGRTGQFLELAAGESGPNNILKMARDGLRSELSATLQQAVASQAVVRSPGLRVRTNGHLITVNLTVRPVTASRAASRTPLFLVVLEELAPGDSDRTGVASSAKQGGATDPSRQPDEESSIEALRIELQAKEEYLQATTVELETANEELRSANEELQSVNEELQSTNEELETSKEELQSVNEELTTINSELQTKVADLTRANNDLNNLLAGTGIATVFVDLELRITRFTPTATRIIKLISGDVGRPLGDIVSNLTRYDRIMADVRQVLDSLVPVEVEVEAQSGAWFLLRILPYRTLENVIEGAVITFVDVTDMKRAEEAAQESESHFRMLAESLPHPCWTCRPDGRSDYLSPQWVDYCGVPAARQTDYSWLDQIHPEDRLALLASWNAAAQAGGSFEIELRIRQATGGYHRFSTRVTALHDGSGRLVRWFGLHLDKDTHDRRHPTPDTLGADPETAVKKGRET comes from the coding sequence GTGGGCGGGGAGGACGGGGTCGGCGATGGGCGGGAAGCGGATTGGGACGAGTCACCCATCTTCCCCGTCGTTGGCATCGGCGCATCCGCCGGGGGTCTGGCCGCCTTCGAGAGCTTTTTCTCCGGCATGCCCGTGGACCGCGAGCCCGGCATGGCCTTCGTCCTGGTTCAGCACTTGGCGCCGGACCATAAGAGCATCCTGACCGACCTCATCCGCCGCTACACGCGCATGCAGGTCTTCGAGGTCGTGGATGGCATGGTGGTCCAGCCCAACTGCGCCTACATCATCCCCCCCAACTGCGACATGGCCTTTCTCAACGGGACCCTTCAACTGATGGAGCCCTCCGCGCCCCGCGGCCAGCGCCTGACCATCGACTACTTCTTCCGCAGCCTGGCGCAGGACCAGCGGGAGCGGGCCATCTGCATCGTGCTGTCGGGAACGGGCAGCGACGGCACGGAAGGCGTGAAGGCCGTCAAGGGCGAGGGCGGCATGGCCATGGCGCAAAGCCCGGCCACCACCGAGTACGACGGCATGCCGCGCAGCGCCATCGCCACCGGCCTGGTGGATTTCGAACTGCCACCGGTCGAGATGCCGGCCCGGCTCATCCTCTATGCCGCCCAGACCTTTGGGCGGCGGCCCGCCGTGGGTGGACACCACACTCCCATCAGCGGGAATGCGGTGCAGAAGATCCTGCAGCTGTTGCGCCAGCGCCGCGGACACGATTTCTCCCAGTACAAGGCCAGCACCATCCACCGCCGCATCGAGCGACGGATGGCCGTCCAGCAAGTCGAGACGATCGATGGATACGTCCACCACCTGAACCAGACGCCGGCGGAGCTGGACGCCCTGCACCGCGATCTGCTCATCGGCGTGACAAGCTTCTTCCGCGATCCGGAGGCCTTCCGCGCCCTGGAGGAGCAGGCCCTGCCCGGCCTCCTCGCCGGCAAGCCCGCCGGAACAACGATCCGGGTCTGGACGCCCGGGTGTTCCACCGGGGAGGAGGCCTATTCATTGGCCATGCTGTTCGCCGAGCACTTGACGGCCGGGAAGCACAATCTCAGGGTGCAAATCTTCGCCACCGACATCGACAGCCAGGCCATCGCCACCGCCCGCAACGGCCTCTACCCGGCCAGCATCGCCGCCGACCTCTCGCCCGAGCGACTGGGACGCTTCTTCTCGCCGGGGGCGGAAGGCGGCGCCTATCGCATCAACAAACACATCCGCGACATGCTGATCTTCTCCGAGCAGAATGTGACCAGGGACCCGCCCTTCTCGCGCCTGGACCTCATCAGCTGCCGGAACTTGCTCATCTACATGGGGGCGGAGCTGCAGAAGAAAGTCGTCGCCCTCTTCCACTACGCCCTGAACCCGGAGGGCGTCCTCTTCCTGGGCACGTCGGAATCCGTGGGGGACAACGCGGCGCTCTTCGCCACGCTGGATCGCAAGGCCAAACTCTTCCGGCGCCTGGGAGATCGGCGCGGCGCGCCCCGCCCCGCCCCGGGCGAGGCCCAGGCGGCGACGGCGACGCGGGGCGGCATGAATCCACTGGAAGGGCACCACAAGGTGGAAGAGCGCAGGACCTCACTGCGGGAACTGACCCAGAAGGCGCTGCTGCAACAGGTGGCGCCCGCCGGGGCCCTGATCAACGAACAGGGGGACATCCTCTACCTGCACGGCCGCACCGGCCAGTTCCTGGAATTGGCCGCGGGCGAATCAGGCCCCAACAACATCCTCAAGATGGCGCGGGACGGCTTGCGCAGCGAACTGTCCGCCACCCTGCAACAAGCCGTGGCGAGCCAGGCGGTCGTGCGCAGTCCGGGCTTGCGGGTGAGGACCAACGGCCATCTGATCACGGTCAATCTCACCGTTCGTCCCGTGACGGCCAGCCGCGCCGCGAGCAGGACTCCGCTCTTCCTGGTCGTGCTGGAGGAGCTTGCCCCCGGCGACAGCGACCGGACGGGCGTGGCGTCGTCCGCCAAACAGGGTGGAGCGACGGATCCCAGCCGGCAGCCCGACGAGGAATCGAGCATCGAAGCGCTTCGGATCGAACTGCAGGCGAAGGAGGAGTACCTCCAGGCGACCACCGTGGAGCTGGAGACCGCCAACGAGGAGCTGCGCTCCGCCAACGAGGAACTGCAGTCGGTGAACGAGGAGCTGCAATCCACCAACGAGGAGCTGGAGACCTCCAAAGAAGAGCTGCAGTCGGTGAACGAGGAGCTGACCACCATCAACTCCGAGCTGCAGACCAAGGTGGCCGACCTCACTCGCGCCAACAATGATCTGAACAACCTGCTGGCCGGCACCGGCATCGCCACCGTCTTCGTCGACCTGGAGCTGCGCATCACGCGCTTCACGCCCACCGCCACCCGCATCATCAAGCTGATCAGTGGCGACGTGGGTCGCCCGCTGGGGGACATCGTCTCCAACCTGACCCGCTATGACCGCATCATGGCCGATGTGCGCCAGGTGCTGGACAGCCTGGTGCCGGTGGAGGTGGAGGTGGAGGCGCAATCCGGCGCGTGGTTCCTGCTGCGCATCCTGCCCTACCGCACGCTTGAGAACGTGATCGAAGGCGCGGTGATCACCTTCGTCGATGTCACCGACATGAAGCGGGCCGAAGAGGCGGCGCAGGAGAGCGAGTCCCACTTCCGCATGTTGGCCGAATCCCTGCCCCACCCGTGCTGGACCTGCCGCCCCGACGGCCGAAGCGATTACCTCAGCCCGCAGTGGGTGGATTACTGCGGCGTGCCCGCGGCCCGCCAGACCGATTACAGCTGGCTGGACCAGATCCACCCGGAGGACCGCCTCGCCCTGCTCGCCTCGTGGAATGCCGCGGCCCAGGCCGGCGGATCCTTCGAGATCGAGTTGCGCATCCGCCAGGCCACGGGCGGTTACCACAGGTTCAGCACCCGCGTGACGGCCCTCCATGACGGATCGGGCCGCCTCGTGAGGTGGTTCGGCCTGCACCTCGACAAGGACACGCATGATCGACGGCACCCGACCCCGGACACATTGGGCGCCGACCCAGAAACAGCGGTCAAGAAAGGACGGGAGACATGA